Within Takifugu rubripes chromosome 20, fTakRub1.2, whole genome shotgun sequence, the genomic segment cacacataaccttGAACAAACAAATCCACATCCACGGACACATGTGTCCCAGATGGAGCGGAGCTGCATTATTCAGTTTCTTGTTTGTACAACAGCGAAGCCTCCACCGGCTTCACGAGGCAACAGGCCAACGTGAGCGGAACATCTCGGATCAGGCTGGAATTCACCGGCGGTTCTACGCAGCTCGTCAACATAATAACAGAGAAATAACCGACGTGTCTGTGCAGACGCCGAAGAGGCCAAGCCTGCAATTTTCATTTAATGATGAATTTTTCCACAAACTGCTCTGACGCCGCTGAAACGGCGTAAGACCGTCTGTGAAAACAGCGGCGCACGTGAGCACTGATGCCCCCAGCGTAACAGGAAATGGCACCGCGCTGCCCTAAAACGCTCTCATCTTCAGGCACCTGATCCAGAGGGTCACCTGTACCAGAGTCCAGTCGTTTTTAAACGTGGAAACATAGAAACGGCTTCAAAAACCCGCTGACAGAATCGTGAAAAGCTGGATTCAATGTTCGGTTTTCTCGACGTTCAAAAACATTACGCATCCTGTTCCGTTTAGATTTCATTATATGCGGGCATCGACCCTCGTACACAAGCTCATCAATCAGAATTTGAGGCTAATAAAACACGACTGTGAGAACTCTTTCGGATTATTTTGCGGTCAGAGTATCATGGCGTACATAAAATAAGATGTCGACAATAACCTAGCCAGATGCGGGGTTACTCTCCACGTGTAAACAGAGCCAGACAGTTGTCGTATCCTCGGAAACCTGGTCCTGATCAGGGCCAGAACTCCTGGCAGCCTCCAAAAAAAACCTGTAAGGTTGAACGTGCCGACCTGCCCCACTGTTCTGGGACAACCTCGGAGAGGTTTTCTTTTACGCCGAGCCAAAAACCCGTTTGATTCCAATCTTGATCCATAACCACACTGGACACTGTCAGATTTTCTGCTCATAATCTGCCCTGAGATCTCTTTCAGGTTCTGGAACCCCGCGGAGCTAATGGACAAGGTGCCATTTCTAATCAACAAAGCAATCGATTCGCAGACCCGCGTGGGCAGCGGTGGTCAGCAACGCCGAGGTTGGAGGGCGCGAGGTAATGGAAACACTCTGGGAAAGGAGGTGGGGATTTCTTACGTTTTAAACTCAGGGGGATAGCAGATGATTGATTGTGGACGAGTTGATTTGGAAGGTTTTTGAGCGTAGGTAAACACAATGAGCGGGTCGGGAGACATTCTAAAGAACTATGCGATTTCATAAAGATCAAAATCAAAAAATTACAAACAAATGTGTCCAATATCTTGAATGCAGCTTTTCTTTTGAAATGTCTTTCtctttcttgaccactttatccctttcggggccatggggaggctgctggagcctcccccagctgcatatgggcaaaggcagggtaccCCTCAATGAGGGGCAAGTTCATCCAGGACCCTAAGTAGGCATTTGGGGGTtctgtaccttgctcaagagtaccttggcagtgctctgaaagggTACTGTCAACTTCCCCTTCCAAGTTTAGTAaacactggggcttgaacccaCAACCCTCAGCCCCCTACAGACTACAACCTCTTTGAACTAtttattaagaaaaaacaacaaaaactatGACCATAGCCCATATAAATGTTCCCTTTTAGTACGGTTTCCACCTTTCTCCGCCTGtaccataaaacacacacattgtgacTTTTTCTAGTGGACAAAACAGCTACAATTTGGGTTTTTATTCACCTTCTTGTGGCTCTTCAGCACAGACGGCGTGACGAAGGCCTTCTCGCACAGGTCGCACTTGTACTTTTTGTGGCCGTCATGAACCACTTGGATGTGCACGTTGAGCGTGTCCTTCCTCTTGAAGGTGGAGTCGCACTGGTCGCACTTGAAGGTCCTCTCGCCTGCAGCCGGGACAACGCAGTTATCAGTTGTTGCTACCTTAAAGACACAATCATCACGCGCAGCATGGTGACCACCAATTTCCCCCTCGGCCTGATTGTGCAGGTGGAGGAAGGGTGCATTGGGTTAACCCCACACGGCGCTCTCTAGAACAGTCTGcttctgtttcattttttaacatttaggaGGAATTATTAAGGCTTCTGCAGCATATGATTGAAAACAACACCAAAAAAGCTGCCTCCCTTTATGAGCCACTCCAGACAGCGTTCAGACTGTTCAGCTGTTCACAGAGTGCAGACTGATGTTTTCATTCACACCTCAATAGCGCTGCCTCTATTGttgtagcgtgtgtgtgtgtgtgtgtgtgagcgtgctcgtgtgtgtgtgtataattgCCAAGTCCGCACAATGAAACAGAACACCAGCAAGGCCGAGATCCAAATGGAAACATACAGTCTGCTTGATGATGATAAATGTCAACAACACCCACACAGGAAGCCTTTACACGGAGCAGATCAGACCGCGGAATCGTGCACGTGTCCACATATATATGCACTGTAATTCTCATTTGAACATTCGCACAAAGGAATGATTTAAGGTCTGAATGGTGCATCGTAAATATTTGGCGCGCGCTGATTCTGAAGAGCATTCGAGTCAAGAATTCAGGAGTGGTTTACATATGAAACACGTGTTCTCTGTCTGATTTAATATCAAATGATGATTTCatcaaaataagaaaacaaaaatgtgcaGATGTGTCAGCAGGTGAAAGCAGACACCCTGTGCATTCTCTCCCCAACAATAAAACCAGaccctccacccaccacccccacccccgccccacGTACTGTCTACAAGCTGATATATTATACAAGCCCAGCTATTATACAGACGGCCCcgtgggacagggacaggaaatgCCGCCAGCTCCACAATCTCTTTCTTATCTGACTCTACTGGGGGAGTAGCACCGCATCCTGAAGCAACTGTCTGGAGACGGAGTGCTTCCAAGGACCTGCACACAACCTTAACATCACCACAGCCACACGTTTGACAGACTTATGATTATTAATGGGGAGGGGTGAGTTCAGGGCCAAATAAAACAGACGGAACATAATAAGGTCCTTTGCAGTGTGATTTTAACAGATATACTACTTATAATCTTTATTCGGTATCTGTCAACTAATCCTACATCTTTGTCTGCACAGATAAGACGTGGTCTCATTTCATTAATAAATCTATTTAGctcaattctttcttttttagagaGTAAATCTGATGTTTTGGGTCGtattcatgcagaaatgtgcTGACTCCGGCGTGAGTGCACACTTACTGTTGTGGATGAGTAGATGGCGCTGCAGGGAGAAGGGGGTGCGGAACAGAGCTTTACACTCCTCACACTGGAAGGGTCTCTCCTCGGAGTGGGTCTGCAGGAAGAGGGGCATGTTTACCGTGTGTAAGCGGAGCTGCCTCGGCGGGGACGGTGATGAAGACCACGGGAGGAGATCGTGCGTCTTTGGGTGGTTGAATTGCTGTGGGAAAAGCAGCTCAAAGGGGTTTAAAGTTCAAAGTGCTTCTGTTTTTCTGACTGTCCCCCTTCCCTCGCCGCCATGGCCGACCTGTCCGCCTGAGTGACACCTCAATCCCCAGAGTAAACATGGGGGACCTCAGGGGTGCAGCAGGCCACAGACCTCACAGATCCAACCACCTGTGAGACTGACTGATCGTACGCCGCAGCCATCTTCGGTGGACAGATAAAAGCCGAACAACAATTCCCGTTTTGTAACACGCTCACCTTCTTGTGGTTCTTGTAGACATTGCGGTGGGCGAACTCCTTCCAGCACAGCTTACATTTGTACGGTTTGTCTTCGCTGTGAATGATCTTGTGCGCTGTAACTTGGTCCAGACGTTTGAACGAGCGGTTGCAGATCTCGCAGGTATACGGTCGCTTCTCTGTACAGTGGCACATGTCAGGGGTTCTGGATACATTAACAAACCAGCATCACTGAGCACCAGTTTCTTTACCCGAGTGCGTGATCATGTGGCGTTTTAGCTGATTGGTCGAAATGAACTTCTTGTCACACGAGTGGCACTCGAATATCTCATGCACCTGAAATAAACATCAAATGTATAAAGTTGGAGTAGACAGCATGTTCCCCGGTAGTTTTATAACACTGTTCTTGCTGGGTGTTGCTCTGACAACTCGACAGATCACTAGCTTACAGCAACAATAGCATATGCTATTGCAATCTCGCCttttcacagctgctgctgcaaaagCTTCTTCGGCttatgatgataatggtgatttAAGCTGCTTTGGAGCTAATGTGTCCTTAGTGTGATTGCTCCTCTGCAAGAATAATACTTTATGCAGCCATGGATTGCACTGGAAAGACGTATAATGTGTGACTGCCATAAAAATATACTGGTTTTAATCTGGTGTACTTTAATCTATTGACAGAGCTCTTCTGCCTTTAGATTGCCAATTCAATGATGGACAAGAGGTGACGTATGGACAGAGACAACGCTAGAAAGCACCTCTGCACACATGTTGGAGGAGGTCAGTGAAAAATGCTCCATAAACGTACACAAAGACCTGAAACTGGAGAATTTAGAATCACTTATAGCGTCGACAACTCTGTCACAACCTTCAAAGTTGTTGGAAGCTGCTCAGTCTATTGATACAAGTTGATTAACTTGGAAGATCGacaagagaaaatgaaacatcacAACTGGCAACGTATAATTATGATCTATATCAAAGAGACCTGCTTTGATcatatttctgcagctgtcATTGTGATGAAAGCTGTTCTCTTGATCTACAGCAGATCGGGTTACAACGATCTTTCTTGATAAATACTCCTGTTTTTAATGCAAACAACTATACAAGGCGCTGACAGAAACTGGTATTGGATCTGCATATTTTAATCTAGCACAAATGGCCTGATGGAACCACATCACACAGCTTCCAGccgtgacacacacactccccatcAAAGAACAGCAGAGCAATGAGGGCGTGGGGGCAAAGAAATccactaataaatgtgtaaatgtcATATGTGAAGCATGCTGTAAGAGCTTGGCTGACATTAGACTGAACTAATAGATCGTTCTGAATAGACTTCAATATATCAGTTTAAACCTGGAATCCATTCGCGAGGGAAACCAGCCTGACGCCAAAGTGAAAACCTTCCTGCGTGTCAACGGAGCCTCTTAAATTTCACAGGAGCTGTGGGATGAGCTTGTAaaatagaaccccccccccccagctgattGTTTTTCAGAATGTTTTCGCAACAACGTGCTCATAAAGACTCGTCCCAGTGGAGGTGAGGTTACGATACAACAACAGAGGACATCGCCGAGCCTCACCTTTCTGTGTTCCTGCAGattcagagaggaggagcactTACGGTTGCATATGGTGCACGTGAGCTTGCGGCGTGCACTCCCTGCCAAGAAAAGGGGGAGTAAATGAAAAGGCTGGCGGCAAAATTCAGGAGAAGATCACAAAGCGACATCCCTACAATGACGCTATTATTGTGGGACCCATTTCTTTCACATGTCCACATCTGGACAGAAGGCACCACATCCCCCCTCGCCCACACACATCCCTTCTTCTGACCACAATGGTTGAAATATGAAGGCCCGGGTCATAATCTGACATTCATATTTGGCTCACGTGTGTGCCTGCTCACATCCCTGCCGCCCCACATCCCATCATTAACGCCGTAAGCGTGGAATCCCTCTGATCGTGACAGATGAGCGCTCTCAGAACACCCAGGTCAGCAATTACATAGCACGAGTAATTAGAAATGTTTCTCTCCATCACATGGGATTCAAATAATCAGGGAAAAACAGTGTCCATGTAAATCCTCCAGTGATGAGGCTGCTAATAGATAATTGCCCCCTTTAAATGATGATGCGAAGAAAAGGGAGGCGAGTGATGCGAGCGCatgagagacacagagagagagagagagagagagaccgacCTGTGTGGACATTTCCTTTATGCTTTTTCAGGGCGTCCTTGCTCTTGAACCTTTTCCCACAGCTCTCTGCTTTACAGATGAACCTGGCGTCTCCTTTACAGGCTTCCTTGTGCTGCTCAAAGCTGCACAAATTAGAGAGAAAACACCACGTGAACGCAGAGGCCGTTCACAAGTGCAGAATATGACGGGTATATACACTTTATATTTGTATGCGTGTGTATATAACCTggattcagagctgaagctgttgTGGCAGATGGAGCACTGGTGGGCTTTGGAGTCGCCCGATGGATCCGGTGATTCAGAACAATGGAGGACACTGGTGAAGGCCAGCAAATCGGCAATCAGGCCTCAAATGTGTAACAAAAATCACCAAAAGCAGAGAAGCAACCTGACACATTCCACAGATGGCTGGATGAGAACCTACTGGCGCTGCAGAGCCTGCTTGATGGGGAACTTCTTGCCACAGTTCCTGCACTGAAAGTCCTTCTCCTCTGTGGGGGGCCTCTGGTGCAGGCTCTGGAGGTGGGCTGCCAGGATCTCCTCACTGGGAAAGCTGCTCTCACACAGCAAGCAGGGGTGATCCTCCTTCTTTATGATGAGCTCTGCAGAAATGAGAAGGACGCAACTGATTCATCCATGTCTGCTTGGGATAATAAACCAGGATAATAGAGCTCCACTCTACCCATTTCAACAATATGACTGTCATCTTTGTTGTTTTCATCGTCGTCTTTgatgacctcctcctcctcttcctcctcttcgtcctcctccatgtCGCTGTCCAGGAAGCCTATCAGGAGTTCAGTGTCCGTCTCaatgtcatccacagccaggtaAAAAATGTTCTCTCCATCCTGGAAGACAACAGAGCAGCTCTAATCACAGAGCTCACGGACAGAAAGACGGAGAACAGCAGAGGATAAGCGGCGCTGctaaaaatacagttagaaCCATTTATGGAAATAAACACTCAATTCCTGCTGAGACGGGCCGATGCTGAACGTGTAACACCCCATCTGTTTATCCTGATTGAGGCCAGAGGTCAAAATCTCAAATCCTTAAAAATGTTGGCGTTAACTTCCTCTTCCTTAAAGGTCGCGCTAATGAAATCAACGTGTCATTTAGCTTTAGCTACGGGATCCTAAATGTACATAAATAACGATTAAGAAGTGGAAAGCTGTACAATAAATGTCACTGCTGATGGAACGCAGAGCTTTAGCGCACATGGCCGACCTTTAATCACGCCGGACATTTGGGTAATAATGGCAGGAACTTGACCCGCAGACCTGAGATGTtcaccttttcttcctcctgcttctgcttttcttcAACCAAAGGGGCGACCTTTGCAGACAGCAGCATATTGAGTTAAATTTGAGCTCAGATTCTGAATGTTTAAGGAGTCTGTTCTACCGTTAATGCCTAATCTCCCTTCTGATGCCCTTTTTAAACCACTGTGGCTGCTAAACTTACCAAAAATATATGTTTTGCAATTCTCAAATAAAGAAACTATACCTACATCAACAAAGCATGACGTTCAAATTTCACATGTTTATTTCTGGTGTATAATTTAGAAAGCTTCAGGGGTCATAAAGATCTGTAATTTGAAGTTCAGTCTTTTATAATTAAAAGAACTCTTTGATATGGCATCGATGATGCGTATGAAATGTCTTGAGTGATGAAACAGCCAGGGGCCAAATATATATCCCTGTGACCCACAAATCTAATAGAAAGATTGCTTTATTGAAAACGATCAAAAAAAGAACCCACTGTATTCTGTAGGTTAGGAAATGAAGACAAAGAACAAAGTTTGGCTGCTTTCATACAAACCAGAGacaaataaaggagaaaatagagcaataaaacagtttttcttCATGTGCTTGATTTATTTTCCCGCCTGTATAGATTGTTGAGGCTGCAGTGAGataaatctgacatttttacAGCAGTAGTCAAGCTTCTGTCCTGCTGTACTCCACGTTATCCACGTTAGCCACTGTTTAAAGGAAGCTTCAAGATGTATTACGTTGCAGTGTCTGTGTGCTCACTACATGCTTTTATTCTTATCATCTAAAAAAATGGCCTCATCTGGTCACCTGGGAAGTCTTTCAGCACAAAAGTCTTTCAGCACCTTTGACCTACATCACTTTTAGAAGGTTTGGGGTAGAAACTCATGGTTTGAGAGAGTTTTGGCATAAAGgccatttctgcttctgtgacTATAAATGTATCTACCACTCTGTGGTACCTGAAACACATCATTGTCTTCCCAATGTGTCGTTACAGTCGAGTCTGTGGGATTTACGGTCCACTGAGAGGAAATGTACCTGTATGGCTGCCAAGTTCTTCTGCTCCTGCGAAGGCGCCTGATGGACAAACCGCAGCCAGTTGGCATGACGAGGGTTACTAGCATCCAAAATATACAACACATCCCCTTTGCTTCCACGGACCTGGAAAGAAAACAATAACCACACAAGCTGTCAGAAGTGAACCGCCGCTTCTTCTCCTGTCGATATGTGGTCAGAGCGCGCCGGACGTTCGCTCAGACACCCAATTCTGTGTATGGGGTAGCTGCCGATAACAACCTCAAAGCATTTTTGTGAGTGGTTGCCATCAGGGGCTTCCCCACAACATGAAATGAGAGAATGTCATGAAGCAGCTAGTCTGGTTAATAGATCCAAAATGGAATTAAATGATCTTTGGCTTTCTTTCAGTCATGATTAAAGGTACAAAAATATCTGTGTGCTGTAGCCAAAACGAGGCTGTTCAGCACGGATTCTATCCAGCCTCGAGGGTTTCAGAGTATATTTGACTGATTTCAGACAGAGATTTTcctttccatcatcatcatccatccatcatccctcttcTACCACTTTATCCCCTTTTCAAAACTATTTAACCACAACTCTTCAAAAAATAGTGAGATATTGATACATTTCAGTATGAAGCTAATATTGATTATTTAATACTTTACTACTGGGTGTATTATTTATTGCTGTAGTAGTTCTTGATGCAGATGATAAATTGCAgtacatttaaactaaaagaACAAATCGCAGTCTTTTCAGCTCCAAACTATTTCACGCAACTATTAGCACTTCAGCTTGATGGATAAAATCAATCCAAATTAAAACATTAGTTTAACTGTCAGAtcctaataaataaaacagaagacATTTTAGGTGCAAGCCTCGTCTTTTTAACTCAAACTCTGCATTTTAATCCCAAAATGTCATGTCCTGTACTGTGCCCACTATTTAGAAAAAGGCTATGACGAGGCTGTGTTCAACTATTCGTTTCATTTTGAAACGAAGGATTTCAGAGGTCGCAGCACAACACAATCGCATGTGGAGTCAACACACAAGTGTAAGGTGCAAAAGAAGCACATGCGTGTGCATTCACCTCCCACATTAGTCTGGTGTCTGAGCTCTCATCCAATTCACCCGGCAGCTTTTTTTCACCAACAAATGGTCCAAACTTCTCACCCTACAACACAAAGACAGGGATTATTTGTCATGCGGAATAAATCCtattatatatatttctatAAGGTAGTTGATGATCATTTTCGGCAGAACGTTGGGGAGCCTAGCTGGATATTTAATGACAAAGActttataataatgataatagtGATAATAGTGAGTTTAACGCGCATCGTTTTGACAAAAGGGGGCGTGGTCACTCTGTGTTGCGTTCATGCTCATCCTCGCACTTCATAACCTCACCATAAATGCATGAACCCATTCGTCCTCAATGACTTCATACTCcctctggcaaaaaaaaaaaaaataccacagAGAGTAGAATGTAAGCGTGATGTAGAGAATTTTCACGGTGTAGCAGCCTTCGGTGTCGACATTGTGTTGAACGAGAGCAGCAACTGGAGTCTCGGTATCTACGTGGCACTTCACGTCACAGCAGCCCGGGCTGGAAGCTGAGACCGTTAAAACCAATTTAAGATATAAAGCGAGAAGGAAAAACTCCACAACTCTGGAAAGGCTCTTCAGGAAAAAAGACTCTCCCCGCGTTTACAGTGGGTTATAAAATAGGTCCCGACAAGAAACAACAAACCTTTTTCACTCGTCTCGCTGTGTAAAGACCGATTCCATCCTGGACTTTTGACGATTTCAGGGAAAATCTGTCTGGCACGTACATACCCAACATTGTCATTTCTCGGAAACGCTTCCTTCAATGACAGTTATTTGTCTATAAAGTATGTCAGCGGTGGGCTCGCTTTGATTTAAGAATAGATGGGTTTCTTCGAAAAGTGGTCCAAGTTGAACTTTTGCTGCTGCAGTTACAGGAAGCCAGAGCGGCGCTGTGATTGGTCCAAACTTTGTAACCAGAAGCTACCTTTGCTGTCGTGTTTCATTCATACAGACtgcccacaaacacaccacactggAGCACAGTCATGCTGAAATATACACACCACACTGGAGCACAGTCATGCTGAAATATACACACCACACTGGAGCACAGTCATGCTGAAATATACACACCACACTGGAGCACAGTCCTGCTGGAATATACACACCACACTGGAGCACAGTCATGCTGAAATATACACACCACACTGGAGCACAGTCATGCTGAAATATACACACCACACTGGAGCACAGTCATGCTGAAATATACACACCACACTGGAGTACAGTCATACTGAAATATACACACCACACTGGAGTACAGTCATAGTTAAACTACACACCACACTGGAGTACAGTCATACTGAAATATACACACCACACTGGAGTACAGTCATATTGAAATATCCACACCACAATGGAGTACAGTCATATTGAAATATCCACACCACACTGGAGTACAGTCATATTGAAATATCCACACCACACTGGAGCACAGTCATGCTGAAATATACACACCACACTGGAGCACAGTCATGCTGAAATATACACACCACACTGGAGTACAGTCATG encodes:
- the prdm5 gene encoding PR domain zinc finger protein 5 isoform X2, coding for MTMLGMYVPDRFSLKSSKVQDGIGLYTARRVKKGEKFGPFVGEKKLPGELDESSDTRLMWEVRGSKGDVLYILDASNPRHANWLRFVHQAPSQEQKNLAAIQDGENIFYLAVDDIETDTELLIGFLDSDMEEDEEEEEEEEVIKDDDENNKDDSHIVEMELIIKKEDHPCLLCESSFPSEEILAAHLQSLHQRPPTEEKDFQCRNCGKKFPIKQALQRHVLHCSESPDPSGDSKAHQCSICHNSFSSESSFEQHKEACKGDARFICKAESCGKRFKSKDALKKHKGNVHTGSARRKLTCTICNRKCSSSLNLQEHRKVHEIFECHSCDKKFISTNQLKRHMITHSEKRPYTCEICNRSFKRLDQVTAHKIIHSEDKPYKCKLCWKEFAHRNVYKNHKKTHSEERPFQCEECKALFRTPFSLQRHLLIHNSERTFKCDQCDSTFKRKDTLNVHIQVVHDGHKKYKCDLCEKAFVTPSVLKSHKKTHTGEKEKICPYCGQKFASNGTLRVHIRSHTGERPYQCPYCDKAFSKNDGLKMHIRTHTREKPYKCSECHKAFSQKRGLDEHMRTHTGEKPFQCDVCDLSFSLKKMLSRHKLTHNPNRPMAECQLCHKKFTRNDYLKVHMENVHGETES
- the prdm5 gene encoding PR domain zinc finger protein 5 isoform X1 encodes the protein MTMLGMYVPDRFSLKSSKVQDGIGLYTARRVKKGEKFGPFVGEKKLPGELDESSDTRLMWEVRGSKGDVLYILDASNPRHANWLRFVHQAPSQEQKNLAAIQDGENIFYLAVDDIETDTELLIGFLDSDMEEDEEEEEEEEVIKDDDENNKDDSHIVEMELIIKKEDHPCLLCESSFPSEEILAAHLQSLHQRPPTEEKDFQCRNCGKKFPIKQALQRHVLHCSESPDPSGDSKAHQCSICHNSFSSESSFEQHKEACKGDARFICKAESCGKRFKSKDALKKHKGNVHTGSARRKLTCTICNRKCSSSLNLQEHRKVHEIFECHSCDKKFISTNQLKRHMITHSEKRPYTCEICNRSFKRLDQVTAHKIIHSEDKPYKCKLCWKEFAHRNVYKNHKKQFNHPKTHDLLPWSSSPSPPRQLRLHTVNMPLFLQTHSEERPFQCEECKALFRTPFSLQRHLLIHNSERTFKCDQCDSTFKRKDTLNVHIQVVHDGHKKYKCDLCEKAFVTPSVLKSHKKTHTGEKEKICPYCGQKFASNGTLRVHIRSHTGERPYQCPYCDKAFSKNDGLKMHIRTHTREKPYKCSECHKAFSQKRGLDEHMRTHTGEKPFQCDVCDLSFSLKKMLSRHKLTHNPNRPMAECQLCHKKFTRNDYLKVHMENVHGETES